The genomic stretch GCGGCTTGGGCATCGGTATTATCTGACTATACCGGTTTGGCGCTGGGGTTATTTTTTGTGTTCCGAACTTGGAAAAAACAACAGCTTCCTTCGCTATGGTCTCTTTTTCCGTCAGCGACTCATAATATGGGACGAATGCTAAAACTTAATAGTGATATCTTTTTGCGTTCGTTATGCCTACAAGCCGTATTCAGTTTTATGACTTTCCAAGGCGCTGCATTAGGCGATGATATTGTTGCTGCTAATGCGGTATTAATGAGTTTCTTGATGATGGTGTCTTATGGCATGGATGGCTTTGCTTATGCAATGGAGGCGATGGTTGGTAAAGCGGTTGGGGCTAAAAATCGCGATCAATTGCTGCATTCATTGATTGGTACTTCATTTTGGGGCTTAGTATGCAGCCTAGGATTAACCTTGGTCTTCTTATGTTTTGGTGAAGATTTAATTCGGCTGATCACTGATATCAGCAGCGTACAACTGCAAGCGGATACTTACTTACCTTGGCTGATCATTATGCCGATTGTGTCTATGTGGTGCTTTCTACTGGATGGCATTTTCGTTGGCGCGACCAAAGGCAAAGAGATGCGCAATAGTATGTTGGTAGCAATGCTGTGTTTCTTTGCACTGTATTTTAGCTGTGCCAGTTGGGGCAACCATGCATTATGGTTCTCGATGGTCACCTTTATGGGAATGCGCGGCATCGGTTTGGCGTTTATTTTTATTAAACAGTGGCGGTCTGAACGATTTGTTGAAGTGAACTAGACATGATATCAATTTGAATACGCCGAAAAGACGCTGTCCCGTCCTTGGTCACTTGAGAAAAGGTCATCCATGACCTTTTACACTTTTCTCGGTATCCATATTGAACGCTCATTAAATTTCTGTGATTGTTATTAAAGCCATTGATATTAGAAAAACAAAGGAGCCTAAATCAGCTCCTTTATTTTTATTGTTGTTTAATCAAAAATTCAGATAATTAAAACAATCGATTCAAACCATTCAGTGCCGCCACACGGAATGCTTCTGCCATGGTTGGGTAGTTAAAGGTGGTATTAACAAAATATTCTATGGTATTGGCTTCGCCTTTTTGCTCCATGATCGCTTGTCCGATGTGGATAATTTCAGCTGCACGTTCGCCAAAACAATGGATGCCTAAAATTGCTTTGGTTTCTCGATGAAATAAAATCTTCAGGCTGCCAACGTCTTTACCCGCAATTTGTGCGCGTGCTAAATGTTTGAAGGAAGCGCGACCGACTTCATACGGAATTTTGGCCGCGGTCAGCTCTTGCTCGGTTTTACCAACAGAACTGATTTCTGGAATGGTGTAAATACCAGTCGGAATATCGTCGATTAGTACGCCATCAGATTTTCCTTTGGCAATAGCTTGTGCCACAAAACGACCTTGGTCATAAGCGGCGCTAGCAAGACTCGGATAACCAATCACATCACCAACAGCATAAACATGATCAACACTGGTTTGATAATCACGGTTAACGCAAAGCTGACCACGAGAGTCTGGGGTTAAGCCGATATTTTGTAGATCGAGCTTATCGGTATTACCAGTTCGGCCATTGGCATATAAGAAACAATCGGCTTTCATCTTCTTACCCGATTGCATATGAATGATCACACCATCTTGAGTGCCTTCGACTTTTTCATAGGTTTCGTCATTGCGGATCACCACACCACTGTTCCAAAAGTGATAAGACAACGCATCGGAGGTTTCATTATCTAAGAATGCCAAGAGACGATCACGAGTATTAATCAGATCGGTTTTTACCCCGAGACCTCGGAAAATAGAAGCGTATTCACAACCGATAACGCCAGCACCATAAATAATAATATGGCGTGGATCGTGTTTAAGGCTTAAGACCGTGTCGCTGTTGTAAATGCGAGGGTGATTAAAATCAATGTCGTCAGGTTGATAGGGGCGAGAGCCTGTGGCTATAACGAACTTGTCTGCGCTGTAGTGTTCTAATGAGCCATCCGATAATGCGACAGAAATTGAATTTGGCCCAGTAAAACGAGCTTTACCAAATAATAAGGTGCATTCGTTGCGGTCATAAAACCCTTGGCGTAGGCGAGTTTGTTTGTCGATAACGCTTTTAGCATGGCTTAAAATATCGGAAAACGAAGCGGTTAAACTGGTGTTGTTTTTGCAGAATAAAGGGTTGCTATTGAATTCAATAATACGGCTAACCGCGTGGCGCAATGCTTTGGAAGGAATGGTTCCCCAGTGGGTACAACCGCCGCCGACGCTATTTTCTTTTTCGATAATTGCGACATTGAGTCCGGCTTTCGCCAAGCCCATTGCTGCGCCTTCACCGCCAGGGCCGCTGCCGATGACGATGGCATCAAAGTGTGTTAAATCCTGCATGATCTACCCTTGTTATTATTCACAACAAAATATTATCACTATATTAACCTATTCATTTTTAGGGTAAATGAATAGTACGAAAGACAGTCGGGGGGATCACAAAGATAACTGGGCGATGATTTGTCAGGGTATCAGATTGTCGGTATATTAGAGCTTGAGTCGCTTTGGGTAGATTAAAAACCTTGGTTTAAGTGATTAAAATTAATAATTAAAATAGATAAGTAGACATCCCTATGGGTATAAGAGCTCAACAAAAAGAGAAAACACGCCGCTCATTGATTGATGCCGCTTTTGGGCAACTGAGCGCCGATCGAGGTTTTTCTAATTTAAGTTTACGTGAAGTCTCACGCGAAGCCGGTATCGCACCAACCTCTTTTTATCGTCATTTTAAAGATATGGATGAATTAGGTCTGGTGATGGTGGATGAAGGCGGTTTGTTATTACGCCAATTAATGCGCCAAGCTCGTCAGCGAGTGGTGGTAGAAGGCAGCTTGATCCGCACATCAGTTCAAACCTTTATGGAATTTATCGAACATAATCCCAATGTATTTCGCCTTTTATTGCGTGAACGGTCAGGAACTTCGGCCGAATTTCGTACTGCTGTGGCGCGTGAAGTGCATCACTTTGGCGCTGAATTAGCTGAGTATTTAGCTAAAACGGGTTTGGAAAGAGAATGCGCTTCTATTCAAGCAGAGGCCTCGGTGACGATTGTATTTACCTCTGGCGCAGAAGCTCTCGATTTGGATGCCGATGATCGTCATCAGCTATCGGAACGAATGATCACTCAATTGAGAATGCTCGCCAAAGGAGCAATGATGACGCGAAAAGTGAATACCGAACAAACTCAGTCAGAGTAATTCCATTTAATATTTGATCAATTTTAATAGGCCGAAAAGACGCTGATCCGTCCTTTGTCGCTTGAGAAAAGGTCATCTATGGCCTTTGACACTTTTCTTTGTACTCAATTTTGAAAGATCATTAAATTTATGGAATTAGTATAATAGCTGAGCATTAAGTTTCTATCCCTGCAGTCCATTCTAAAAAGACAAACAAAAAGCCGTTGCGACCAATAATTCTGGCAGCAACGGCTTTTTAGTATTGGTTGGGAATTCTAGAATTACTTACGCTCTAAAAACACGCCTACTTCCATATGGTGAGTGAATGGAAACTGATCAAATAGCGCAAAGCGGGTGATGTTGTGGGTTTGAGATAGAATGTTTAAGTTATCTTTAAGCGTTTCTGGATTGCATGAGATATACATAATACGCTCATAACCTTGCACCATTTTGCATGTGCCTTCATCCATACCTGAGCGTGGTGGATCAACAAAGATGGTGTTGCAGTTGTAACTGGTTAAATCAATGCCGTTATCTTTTAAGCGACGAAATTCTCGTTTGCCTTCCATCGCATCGGTAAAATCTTCCGCTGACATGCGAATGATTTGGACATTATCAATGTTATTGGCTTTGATGTTGTATTGAGCTGAATCGACAGATGGCTTGGCCAGTTCTGTTGCCAGTACACGTTCAAAGTTTTGTGCCAGTGCCAGAGAAAAATTACCGTTTCCGCAGTACAGTTCAAGTAAATCACCTTGGCTGTCTTGGGTGCAATCAACCGCCCATTCCAACATCTTTTGCGCCACAATACCGTTTGGTTGGGTGAAACTATTCTCAACTTGTTGGTAGATATAAGGTTTGCCATTTACTTGCAGTTTTTCGATCACGTATTCGCGATCCATTACAATTTTCATCTTGCGTGCGCGGCCAATCAAATCAAGCTTAAACCCTTCATCATTCAGGCGTTGCTTTAATGCTTGTGCTTGTTGCTTCCATTTTTCATCTAATTGACGGTGATAGAGCAACGACACTAAGATCTCGCCACTTAAGGTCGATAAAAAATCCACTTGGAACAGTTTATGGCGCAAACTGTAATTCGGTTTCATCGCCTCTAATAGCAGTGGCATTAAATCGTTAATTAAACGACTGGCCGTTGGAAATTGATCGACACGGTATTTTTCACGCGTTTCTTGGTTGAACATGACGTAATACATGTCTTCACCTTCATGCCACACTCGAAACTCAGCGCGCATACGATAATGCTGCTCTGGAGATTCAAACACTTCAATATCTGGAGTCGTAAACTCACCAAACATCTCATCGAGACGCTGCAGTTTGCCTGTCAATTGTTGTGCATAGCGATCTGCGCTGCTGTTTACCGTTGCCATAAAGTGAGCCTTTTGTGGTGTGCTTTGAAAATGAAGTTACTTAGGTATCGAACCGGAAGCGCAGATTTTATCTATCGCAGCATAGATGTCCAGTATTGAATGAAAATCATGGTTTACTTGAATGTATGAGGCACAAATCATTCGTTACTATCAATAATAGTGTAGACAAGCCGATAGTGGCGCATTAGGATCGACCTTGCTGGTGACCTCATCATTTTTTTAAAAGAATTTTGAGGCTGAAAAGGGAATTTGGTGTAAATCCAGAACTGACGCGCAGCGGTGAGAAGAACGAAACTTTCAAGGTTAAGGAATAACCAAAACACTGTTTAACTTGTAATAAGTGAATGGGAAGTGAAAGGAGTAGGCGATAGTAATATCATGCTTTAAGTCCGAAGACCTGCCAGCAACGGAGCAAGTGCTCGCAATGTTTCTCGCGTTTTAGGACTAACAATATAATGAAAAAAACACTTTTAGCGGCGTCTATTATGACGTTGTGCACCCCTCTATCTTTTTCATATGCTGCTGAGGCAGTTTCATCGACATCTTCGGATGCAACTCAAGCCAGTAATGATGTCGCGGCACCAATGTCGGATCCCCATACTGATGTGATGTTAGTGACGGCGACCAAGCGCACCGATTTAGTTACCAATTTGGTCGCGCCAGTTATTGAAATCACCAAAGCGGATATTGAAAAAAGCCAAGCCAATACCATGCAAGAAGTCCTGCGCCAATTACCCGGTATTCAATTTAGTTCTAATGGTGGTTATAACCAACCGAGCCGAATTTATGTGCGCGGTAGCAGTAATGTGGTGGTGTTATTTAATGGTATGCGTTTAGGCAGTGCAACTTTAGGCTTTAGCGATATTAGCCAATTGCCATTAGCCGGCGTCGAAAAAATAGAATATATCCGAGGTGCAAGGGCGGCAGTTTATGGTGCTGACGCTAGCGCTGGGGTGATCAATATCATTACACGAGGTGAGGAACAAAGTAGTAAAGGGAAGGTTGAGGCCACCGGTGGATCAAATGGCTATCAAAGCTATACCGCCAACGCTGCCATTGTGCCAACGGATGATTCTTGGTTGAACTTGACGACTCAATATCAACGTGCTGATGGTTATGATGTGGCAACATTTGGCGATTCAGATCGAGATGGTTTTGAAAATACCAATGTCATTGCGGATATGGGCACACAACTTAACGATAATTGGTTAATTCGATTAAGTGGTTATTACCACCAAGGTCGTAGTGAGTACGATTATGATCCTGCTTGGGGGGTGAGTTGGGACCGTAATAAAACCAATAACTATAATGTGGCGGGACAGGTAATTTATGTAGGAAGCAAGCTGACTTCCAATCTGTCTTATGCCAATAGCCAAGATCAATCAGAGAGCCAACATAATTTACCGTCAAGCACCATTGTCACTAAACGAAATCAAGTATCATGGCGTAATAATTTTCAGTTTAACCATTATGACAGCGTTGGTTTTGGCGCTGAGTATATTAATGATGATGTGGGTGATTCTGATTTATATAATAGTTATGGTGGGAACTATCAGCGCTACGAAGTGAAATCACGTGATAATAAAGCGGGTTACTTAACGCTGAGTCATAATGGAGAAGTGTTGCAAACCGAAGGCAGTGTTCGTTTTGATGATAATGAACAATTTGGTGATAAAACCACTTGGCAGCTAGGTGCTGGCTGGAGATTTGTGGATCCATTACGTTTAACCGCTAATGTCGGTACTGGATTTAAAGCGCCTACTTTTAATGACCT from Vibrio algicola encodes the following:
- a CDS encoding TonB-dependent receptor domain-containing protein — protein: MKKTLLAASIMTLCTPLSFSYAAEAVSSTSSDATQASNDVAAPMSDPHTDVMLVTATKRTDLVTNLVAPVIEITKADIEKSQANTMQEVLRQLPGIQFSSNGGYNQPSRIYVRGSSNVVVLFNGMRLGSATLGFSDISQLPLAGVEKIEYIRGARAAVYGADASAGVINIITRGEEQSSKGKVEATGGSNGYQSYTANAAIVPTDDSWLNLTTQYQRADGYDVATFGDSDRDGFENTNVIADMGTQLNDNWLIRLSGYYHQGRSEYDYDPAWGVSWDRNKTNNYNVAGQVIYVGSKLTSNLSYANSQDQSESQHNLPSSTIVTKRNQVSWRNNFQFNHYDSVGFGAEYINDDVGDSDLYNSYGGNYQRYEVKSRDNKAGYLTLSHNGEVLQTEGSVRFDDNEQFGDKTTWQLGAGWRFVDPLRLTANVGTGFKAPTFNDLYYPGYANPDLKPEESTNYEVALEGDHSWINWRLAGFYNDVDNRISCQSAYSTCINDSLTITGVEWTGQFETGLLSHNVSLEYLKPEDKATGEDAIRIARQNLKWQVGYQAEVWQVNMSYVYQGDRKDNGGTELDAYSLVDLAASYDITEQWKLSARIDNLLDSDYETAANYISPERSYYGSIAYQF
- the trmA gene encoding tRNA (uridine(54)-C5)-methyltransferase TrmA, whose translation is MATVNSSADRYAQQLTGKLQRLDEMFGEFTTPDIEVFESPEQHYRMRAEFRVWHEGEDMYYVMFNQETREKYRVDQFPTASRLINDLMPLLLEAMKPNYSLRHKLFQVDFLSTLSGEILVSLLYHRQLDEKWKQQAQALKQRLNDEGFKLDLIGRARKMKIVMDREYVIEKLQVNGKPYIYQQVENSFTQPNGIVAQKMLEWAVDCTQDSQGDLLELYCGNGNFSLALAQNFERVLATELAKPSVDSAQYNIKANNIDNVQIIRMSAEDFTDAMEGKREFRRLKDNGIDLTSYNCNTIFVDPPRSGMDEGTCKMVQGYERIMYISCNPETLKDNLNILSQTHNITRFALFDQFPFTHHMEVGVFLERK
- the sthA gene encoding Si-specific NAD(P)(+) transhydrogenase, yielding MQDLTHFDAIVIGSGPGGEGAAMGLAKAGLNVAIIEKENSVGGGCTHWGTIPSKALRHAVSRIIEFNSNPLFCKNNTSLTASFSDILSHAKSVIDKQTRLRQGFYDRNECTLLFGKARFTGPNSISVALSDGSLEHYSADKFVIATGSRPYQPDDIDFNHPRIYNSDTVLSLKHDPRHIIIYGAGVIGCEYASIFRGLGVKTDLINTRDRLLAFLDNETSDALSYHFWNSGVVIRNDETYEKVEGTQDGVIIHMQSGKKMKADCFLYANGRTGNTDKLDLQNIGLTPDSRGQLCVNRDYQTSVDHVYAVGDVIGYPSLASAAYDQGRFVAQAIAKGKSDGVLIDDIPTGIYTIPEISSVGKTEQELTAAKIPYEVGRASFKHLARAQIAGKDVGSLKILFHRETKAILGIHCFGERAAEIIHIGQAIMEQKGEANTIEYFVNTTFNYPTMAEAFRVAALNGLNRLF
- the dinF gene encoding MATE family efflux transporter DinF translates to MIKQLQHILSQRSIHQQVLVLAIPMVLSNITVPLLGLVDAAVIGHLDRSWYLGGVALGSTMISVTFWLLGFLRMATTGLTAQAQGEQNQEKLAQVWLQGMLVALLLAGVFLLLHSPIADLIFSFSHASEEVKHYGMQYFSIRVWSAPAALANFVILGWLLGTQNAKAPMWLVITINVANIALDVLFVLVFDWKVAGAAWASVLSDYTGLALGLFFVFRTWKKQQLPSLWSLFPSATHNMGRMLKLNSDIFLRSLCLQAVFSFMTFQGAALGDDIVAANAVLMSFLMMVSYGMDGFAYAMEAMVGKAVGAKNRDQLLHSLIGTSFWGLVCSLGLTLVFLCFGEDLIRLITDISSVQLQADTYLPWLIIMPIVSMWCFLLDGIFVGATKGKEMRNSMLVAMLCFFALYFSCASWGNHALWFSMVTFMGMRGIGLAFIFIKQWRSERFVEVN
- the fabR gene encoding HTH-type transcriptional repressor FabR; the encoded protein is MGIRAQQKEKTRRSLIDAAFGQLSADRGFSNLSLREVSREAGIAPTSFYRHFKDMDELGLVMVDEGGLLLRQLMRQARQRVVVEGSLIRTSVQTFMEFIEHNPNVFRLLLRERSGTSAEFRTAVAREVHHFGAELAEYLAKTGLERECASIQAEASVTIVFTSGAEALDLDADDRHQLSERMITQLRMLAKGAMMTRKVNTEQTQSE